A stretch of Bradyrhizobium sp. AZCC 2262 DNA encodes these proteins:
- a CDS encoding helicase-related protein yields MAFSPSTFANDRAPGAGVTAVLGPTNTGKTHLAIERMLGHSSGVIGLPLRLLAREVYNKIADRAGADSVALVTGEEKIKPKNPRYWVSTVEAMPRDLDVSFLAVDEIQIAADLERGHVFTDRILHRRGRDETLLLGAATMRPIIERLLPGASIITRPRLSQLEFAGDRKITRQPRRTAIVAFSADEVYAIAELIRRQHGGAAVVLGSLSPRTRNAQVAMFQNGDVDYLVATDAVGMGLNLDVDHVAFASDRKYDGYQFRRLNPSEFAQIAGRAGRATRNGTFGTTGRCAPFEPELVNALQNHTFDSVKMLQWRNAKLDFSSLGALQVSLALPPGHEALTRAPIAEDQRVLDHAARDGEVRDMAHGASAVERLWDACQIPDYRRLAPAAHAELVTTLYAFLMKRGRIPDAWFAAQVDQADRVTGDIDTLSGRIAQIRTWTFVANRPDWLSDPDHWQGMTREIENKLSDALHERLTERFVDRRTSVLMRRLRENSVLNTEIGKTGEVIVEGHAIGRLDGFTFAPDAAEAGSDAKALQAAAQQVLASEIDARATKLSAAPDDQFVLTSDGTIRWTGDAVAKLVAAEDALHPRLRIIADDRLSGAPREAVQTRLDLWLKTHIEKLLGPLFGLSKAEDITGIGRGIAFQLVEALGVLERAKISAEMKDLDQASRATLRKYGVRFGAYHIYFPGLLKPAARALASLLWAEKQDNVDMSALSGAQHLASSGRTSFPVDKALHRDAYRVLGYRQCGERAVRVDILERLADLIRPALAWRESSPGEKPTGAFDGRGFVVTQAMTSLTGSAGEDFASILRALGYRMDKRPPLPPKPAPEVVVETVSTETPPVEASAETTMETAAETTVQTPAEEAAADLPMSGDPAPSASLLPSVTPIAVEEPAAPVEAASVEAPAEPAATEAPVAEAAAEQPAAEVASAPEAAAEPAASEAAPSEAVPVEAAAPESAEAKPETKSETPAEPALIEVWRPGGRSDERRPHHDRNRQRHHARPAQGAPAASGEGAEGAPREQRHRRGRRNNEFRKPREGAPADATATPAAAEGAPAAEAREQTRQDRPPRERFEGKGRDGDRRDKFDRNKGDRNKGGGRDKGERGGRDFGGRDKGGRDKRDSGPSHRQWATSAAPRERDRPVDPNSPFAKLAALKEQLAGRKE; encoded by the coding sequence ATGGCTTTCTCTCCTTCCACGTTCGCGAATGATCGCGCGCCCGGCGCCGGCGTCACCGCCGTGCTCGGGCCGACCAACACCGGCAAGACGCATCTCGCCATCGAGCGGATGCTGGGGCATTCGTCGGGCGTGATCGGCCTGCCGCTGCGGCTGCTCGCGCGCGAGGTCTACAACAAGATCGCGGATCGGGCGGGCGCCGACAGCGTCGCGCTCGTCACCGGCGAGGAGAAGATCAAGCCGAAGAATCCGCGCTACTGGGTGTCGACCGTCGAGGCGATGCCGCGCGATCTCGATGTGAGTTTTCTCGCCGTCGATGAAATCCAGATCGCGGCCGATCTCGAGCGCGGGCATGTGTTCACCGATCGCATCCTGCATCGCCGCGGCCGCGACGAGACGCTGCTGCTGGGCGCTGCCACCATGCGCCCGATCATCGAGCGGCTGCTGCCCGGCGCGTCCATCATCACCCGGCCGCGGCTGTCGCAGCTCGAATTCGCCGGCGACCGCAAGATCACGCGCCAACCCAGACGTACCGCGATCGTCGCGTTCTCGGCCGATGAAGTCTACGCCATCGCCGAATTGATCCGCCGGCAGCACGGCGGCGCGGCAGTCGTATTGGGCTCGCTCTCACCCCGCACACGCAATGCGCAGGTGGCGATGTTCCAGAACGGCGACGTCGATTATCTCGTCGCCACCGACGCGGTGGGCATGGGGCTGAACCTCGACGTCGATCATGTCGCGTTTGCCTCGGACCGCAAATACGACGGCTATCAGTTCCGACGGCTCAACCCATCGGAGTTCGCGCAGATCGCGGGCCGCGCGGGGCGCGCCACGCGCAACGGTACTTTCGGCACCACGGGGCGCTGCGCGCCGTTCGAGCCGGAGCTGGTGAACGCGCTGCAGAACCACACCTTTGACAGCGTCAAAATGCTGCAGTGGCGCAACGCAAAACTGGACTTTTCTTCGCTCGGCGCGCTGCAGGTGTCGCTGGCGCTGCCGCCCGGCCACGAGGCCTTGACCCGTGCGCCGATCGCGGAAGACCAGCGCGTGCTCGATCACGCCGCGCGCGACGGCGAGGTGAGGGACATGGCCCACGGTGCGTCAGCCGTGGAACGGCTGTGGGACGCCTGCCAGATCCCGGATTACCGCCGGCTGGCGCCCGCGGCCCACGCTGAGCTCGTGACCACGCTTTATGCATTCCTGATGAAAAGGGGCCGCATACCTGACGCATGGTTCGCCGCCCAGGTCGACCAGGCCGACCGCGTCACCGGCGATATCGACACGCTGTCGGGCCGGATCGCGCAAATCCGCACCTGGACCTTCGTCGCCAACCGCCCGGACTGGCTGTCCGACCCCGACCACTGGCAGGGGATGACGCGGGAGATCGAAAATAAATTATCCGATGCGCTGCATGAACGGCTTACGGAGCGTTTCGTTGACCGCCGTACCAGTGTATTGATGCGCCGCCTGCGGGAGAACAGTGTTTTGAATACGGAAATTGGCAAGACCGGCGAAGTGATTGTGGAAGGCCACGCGATCGGCCGGCTCGATGGATTTACCTTTGCACCCGATGCGGCGGAAGCCGGCTCGGATGCGAAAGCATTGCAGGCCGCCGCCCAGCAGGTGCTGGCGAGCGAGATCGATGCGCGCGCCACGAAGCTGAGCGCAGCGCCCGACGATCAGTTCGTGCTGACCTCCGATGGCACTATCCGCTGGACCGGCGACGCGGTCGCAAAGCTCGTCGCCGCCGAAGACGCGCTGCATCCGCGATTGCGCATCATTGCCGACGATCGCCTCTCCGGCGCGCCGCGCGAGGCCGTGCAGACGCGGCTCGATCTGTGGCTGAAGACGCATATCGAAAAACTGCTGGGGCCGCTGTTCGGCTTGTCGAAGGCCGAGGACATCACCGGCATCGGGCGCGGCATTGCGTTCCAACTGGTGGAAGCGCTCGGCGTGCTGGAGCGCGCAAAAATTTCCGCCGAGATGAAGGATCTCGACCAGGCCTCGCGCGCGACGCTGCGTAAGTATGGCGTGCGCTTCGGCGCCTATCACATCTATTTCCCTGGGCTCTTGAAGCCCGCGGCGCGCGCGCTGGCGTCGCTGCTGTGGGCCGAGAAGCAGGACAATGTCGACATGTCCGCGCTCTCTGGCGCGCAGCATCTGGCGAGTTCGGGGCGCACCTCGTTCCCGGTCGACAAGGCGTTGCATCGTGATGCCTATCGCGTGCTCGGCTATCGCCAGTGCGGCGAGCGCGCGGTGCGCGTCGATATTCTGGAGCGGCTCGCCGATCTCATTCGGCCCGCGCTGGCCTGGCGCGAGTCTTCGCCCGGCGAAAAGCCGACCGGCGCGTTCGACGGCCGCGGTTTTGTGGTGACGCAGGCGATGACCTCGCTCACCGGATCTGCCGGCGAAGATTTCGCCTCGATCCTGCGTGCGCTCGGCTATCGCATGGACAAGCGCCCGCCGCTGCCGCCGAAGCCCGCGCCCGAGGTCGTTGTCGAGACGGTCTCCACCGAGACGCCGCCGGTCGAGGCGAGCGCCGAGACGACGATGGAGACAGCGGCAGAGACAACGGTGCAGACGCCGGCGGAAGAAGCCGCCGCCGACCTGCCCATGTCAGGCGATCCCGCGCCGTCGGCATCGCTGCTGCCCAGCGTCACGCCGATTGCCGTGGAAGAACCCGCGGCTCCAGTCGAGGCCGCATCCGTCGAAGCTCCAGCAGAGCCTGCTGCCACAGAAGCCCCGGTCGCCGAAGCGGCTGCGGAACAGCCGGCGGCTGAAGTGGCAAGCGCACCTGAAGCCGCCGCAGAGCCTGCCGCGAGCGAGGCCGCGCCGTCCGAAGCCGTTCCCGTTGAAGCGGCTGCCCCGGAATCTGCCGAAGCCAAGCCTGAAACGAAATCCGAGACGCCGGCCGAACCTGCGCTCATCGAAGTCTGGCGGCCCGGTGGCCGTTCCGACGAGCGCCGCCCGCATCACGACCGCAACCGCCAGCGCCATCACGCCCGCCCGGCGCAGGGCGCGCCAGCCGCCAGCGGCGAAGGCGCTGAGGGCGCGCCGCGCGAGCAGCGCCATCGCCGTGGCCGCCGCAACAACGAGTTTCGTAAACCGCGCGAGGGTGCGCCGGCGGATGCCACGGCGACCCCGGCGGCGGCTGAGGGCGCGCCGGCGGCTGAAGCGCGCGAGCAGACGCGTCAGGACCGTCCGCCCCGCGAGCGTTTTGAAGGCAAGGGCCGCGACGGTGATCGCCGCGACAAGTTCGATCGCAACAAGGGCGACCGCAACAAGGGTGGTGGTCGCGACAAGGGCGAGCGCGGCGGCCGTGATTTCGGCGGACGCGACAAGGGCGGCCGTGACAAGCGCGACAGCGGCCCCTCGCACCGTCAATGGGCGACCAGCGCCGCCCCGCGCGAGCGCGACCGTCCGGTCGATCCCAATTCGCCATTTGCAAAACTGGCGGCGCTGAAGGAACAGCTCGCCGGCCGCAAGGAATAG
- the fdxA gene encoding ferredoxin FdxA has product MTYVVTEACIKCKYTDCVEVCPVDCFYEGENMLVIHPDECIDCGVCEPECPADAIKPDTEPGLEKWLEVNTEYAKSWPNITQKKDSPPDAKEFEGVEGKFEKYFSKEPGSGD; this is encoded by the coding sequence ATGACTTACGTCGTCACTGAAGCCTGCATCAAATGCAAATATACCGACTGCGTTGAAGTCTGCCCCGTCGACTGCTTCTACGAGGGCGAGAACATGCTGGTCATCCATCCGGACGAATGCATCGACTGTGGCGTCTGCGAACCCGAATGTCCCGCCGACGCCATCAAGCCGGACACCGAGCCGGGGCTGGAGAAGTGGCTCGAGGTCAACACCGAGTACGCCAAGAGCTGGCCCAACATCACCCAGAAGAAGGACTCGCCGCCGGACGCGAAAGAATTCGAGGGTGTAGAAGGCAAGTTCGAGAAATATTTTTCCAAGGAACCCGGCAGCGGCGACTGA
- a CDS encoding VOC family protein gives MKGKTMEVNGIAHVFLTASNYARSREFYRELLPFLGLKPVIDTETTYYCVGGRTAVGISAPSAEHEGAAFEQKRIGLHHLCFRARERADVDELHGFLVTLGAKIIRAPREDQWAPGYYSILFEDPDGIRLELNHVPGKGLLG, from the coding sequence ATGAAGGGAAAGACAATGGAAGTCAACGGCATCGCGCATGTTTTTCTCACCGCCTCGAATTACGCACGCTCCCGCGAATTTTATCGTGAGCTGCTGCCGTTTCTCGGGCTGAAGCCGGTAATCGACACCGAGACGACCTACTACTGCGTCGGCGGCCGGACCGCGGTCGGCATCAGCGCGCCGTCAGCCGAGCATGAAGGCGCCGCGTTCGAGCAGAAGCGCATTGGCCTGCATCATCTCTGCTTCCGCGCCCGCGAGCGGGCCGACGTCGACGAACTGCATGGCTTCCTTGTCACGCTGGGCGCCAAGATCATCCGCGCGCCGCGCGAGGATCAATGGGCTCCGGGATATTATTCGATCCTGTTCGAGGATCCCGATGGCATCCGGCTCGAACTCAACCATGTGCCGGGGAAGGGGCTGCTGGGGTAA
- a CDS encoding RNA-binding S4 domain-containing protein, translating to MERQRLDKWLWHARVVKARTSAAALVEAGHVRINGVREKSPGHAVKVGDVLTIALDRSVRILKVVGFCERRGDAAAAHVLYDNLQNDKE from the coding sequence TTGGAGCGGCAGCGTCTCGACAAATGGCTGTGGCATGCGCGGGTGGTGAAGGCCCGCACCTCCGCTGCCGCGCTGGTCGAGGCCGGTCACGTCCGCATCAACGGCGTGCGCGAAAAATCGCCGGGACATGCGGTGAAGGTCGGCGACGTCCTCACCATCGCGCTCGATCGCAGCGTGCGCATCCTCAAGGTGGTGGGATTTTGCGAGCGGCGCGGCGACGCTGCGGCGGCGCACGTGCTCTACGATAATTTGCAGAATGACAAAGAGTGA
- a CDS encoding thermonuclease family protein: MLACVGPAGADDCLLEPQGEGRVAAVVDGRSLRLEDGREIRLAGIERGGTDRASGRTALSAIAGGRDVTLHGEDDMPDRYGRQGAFVFVTGSEHSVQSELLRRGEALVSSDVSDKNCAAALTAAEGVARDAKLGIWAETSAIKNAESPGDILSAIGHFTVVEGRVLSVRQAGAITYLNFGRNWTRDFAATISRRIIPAFESANLGPKSLENRRIRVRGVVSSRGGPRIELLRVGQLEVLGGK; this comes from the coding sequence ATGCTGGCGTGCGTCGGGCCGGCCGGCGCCGACGATTGCCTGCTTGAGCCGCAGGGCGAAGGCCGTGTTGCCGCCGTGGTCGATGGGCGCAGCCTTCGCCTCGAAGACGGTCGCGAAATCCGCCTCGCCGGCATCGAGCGTGGTGGAACCGACAGGGCCAGCGGCAGGACCGCCTTGTCCGCCATCGCCGGCGGCCGCGACGTGACCCTGCATGGCGAGGACGACATGCCGGATCGCTACGGCCGCCAGGGCGCCTTTGTGTTCGTGACCGGCTCGGAACACTCGGTGCAAAGCGAGCTGCTGCGCCGCGGCGAGGCGCTGGTTTCGAGCGATGTATCCGACAAGAATTGCGCAGCAGCACTGACCGCCGCCGAGGGCGTGGCGCGGGATGCCAAATTGGGCATTTGGGCTGAAACCTCGGCCATAAAAAACGCGGAAAGTCCGGGCGATATTCTGTCCGCGATTGGGCACTTTACGGTGGTCGAGGGCAGAGTACTGTCCGTTCGGCAGGCAGGGGCAATCACCTACCTAAATTTCGGGCGAAACTGGACACGGGACTTTGCTGCGACTATTTCAAGGCGCATCATACCGGCGTTCGAGAGCGCCAACCTTGGGCCTAAGTCGCTCGAAAATCGACGGATTCGTGTCCGCGGCGTTGTCTCGTCGCGGGGAGGGCCACGGATCGAACTGCTTCGGGTGGGGCAGCTTGAGGTGCTGGGCGGGAAATAG
- a CDS encoding DUF3108 domain-containing protein — translation MFAGNGLVFSLCAAACLALAPQAASAQGRLDAQYEATLAGIPVGKGAWTIEIGDDAFAASAQGGTAGLLKAFSGGTGSGASQGRIVNGALVPNAYTATTTTQKKSETIRLVLANGNVKDFSIDPLPPVDPDRIVVTDAHRKGVLDPMTGSMLRVPGNGEVLSPDSCRTGTGIFDGRMRYDLKLDYKRMETVRAERGYHGPALVCAIYFMPVAGYIPDRPVIKYLATERRIEIAFVPIAGTRVLVPFRMTIPTPFGPAMLEATSFVTTAAPPRVAKTQ, via the coding sequence TTGTTCGCAGGAAACGGGCTCGTTTTCAGCCTGTGCGCCGCCGCGTGCCTCGCGCTGGCGCCGCAGGCGGCTTCCGCACAGGGGCGGCTGGATGCGCAGTATGAGGCGACGCTGGCCGGCATCCCGGTCGGCAAGGGGGCCTGGACCATCGAAATCGGCGACGACGCGTTTGCGGCCTCCGCGCAAGGCGGCACCGCGGGCCTGTTGAAGGCGTTTTCCGGCGGCACGGGTTCCGGCGCCAGCCAGGGCCGCATCGTCAACGGCGCACTGGTGCCGAATGCCTATACCGCCACCACCACGACGCAGAAGAAGTCCGAAACCATCCGCCTGGTGCTGGCTAACGGCAATGTGAAGGATTTTTCGATCGATCCGCTGCCGCCGGTCGATCCCGACCGCATCGTCGTCACCGACGCGCACCGCAAGGGCGTGCTCGATCCCATGACCGGCTCGATGCTGCGCGTGCCGGGGAATGGCGAGGTGCTGAGCCCGGACTCCTGCCGCACCGGCACCGGGATTTTCGACGGGCGGATGCGCTACGACCTCAAGCTCGATTACAAGCGCATGGAGACGGTGAGGGCCGAGCGGGGCTATCACGGGCCGGCGCTGGTCTGCGCCATCTACTTCATGCCGGTCGCGGGCTACATCCCCGATCGCCCGGTGATCAAATACCTCGCCACCGAACGCCGGATCGAGATCGCCTTCGTGCCGATCGCGGGAACCCGCGTCCTGGTTCCCTTCCGCATGACCATCCCGACACCGTTCGGACCGGCGATGCTGGAAGCGACGTCGTTTGTGACGACGGCAGCGCCGCCGAGGGTGGCGAAGACGCAGTAG
- a CDS encoding M48 family metalloprotease produces MTYRAERREGNTGCRLLAVPALLCAALTLSSCGNLGKLETAAPTVPTPKPSRAVAQTPASEREHERILASYGGAYDDPKLATLIGKTVDRLVAASDRPEQPYRVTILNSGAVNAFALPTGQLYVTRGLVALASDTSELSSVLSHEMAHVIAKHASIREDQARQAAVVTRVVTDMSNDPDLTALALAKTKLTMASFSRAQEFEADGIGVSIAARAHFDPYGAARFLASMERNAAMKAGKTSLDPRAQDFLSSHPATPERVQNAQASARQYTSPQSAERDRETYLAAIDNIVYGEDPSEGFVRGRRFLHPKLGFTFQAPDTFTLDNTAQAVIGVREGGTQAMRFDVVRVPAEQSLADYLNSGWMEGVDKGSTEDLMINGFPVAAASANGDQWQFKVFALRYGSDVYRFIFAAKQRNTESERNARETVNSFRRLTLEEIQAARPLRIKVITAQPGDTVESLAHRMTGVDRPAERFRILNGLDQHAQVKPRDRVKIVVD; encoded by the coding sequence TTGACGTATCGTGCAGAACGGCGCGAAGGAAACACGGGCTGCCGCCTTTTGGCTGTGCCGGCGTTGTTGTGCGCCGCGCTCACGCTCTCTTCCTGTGGAAATCTCGGAAAACTCGAGACAGCCGCGCCGACAGTGCCGACGCCGAAGCCGAGCCGAGCCGTCGCGCAGACGCCTGCGAGCGAGCGCGAACATGAGCGCATTCTCGCTTCCTACGGCGGCGCCTATGACGATCCGAAACTCGCGACTCTGATCGGCAAGACGGTCGACCGGCTGGTCGCGGCCTCCGACCGCCCTGAGCAGCCCTACCGGGTGACCATCCTCAATTCCGGGGCCGTGAACGCCTTCGCGCTGCCGACCGGCCAGCTCTATGTGACGCGCGGCCTGGTTGCGCTCGCCAGCGACACCTCCGAATTGTCCTCGGTGCTGAGCCACGAGATGGCGCATGTCATCGCAAAACACGCCTCGATCCGGGAAGACCAGGCGCGGCAGGCTGCGGTGGTGACCCGTGTCGTCACCGACATGAGCAACGACCCCGATCTGACGGCGCTGGCGTTGGCGAAAACCAAACTGACGATGGCGAGCTTCTCGCGCGCCCAGGAATTCGAGGCCGACGGCATCGGCGTCAGCATTGCGGCCCGTGCCCATTTCGACCCCTATGGCGCGGCGCGCTTCCTGGCTTCGATGGAGCGCAATGCGGCAATGAAGGCCGGCAAGACCTCGCTCGATCCCCGCGCGCAGGATTTCCTGTCCTCACATCCGGCGACCCCCGAGCGCGTGCAGAACGCGCAGGCCAGCGCCCGGCAATACACCTCGCCGCAGAGCGCCGAGCGTGACCGCGAGACCTATCTCGCCGCGATCGACAACATCGTCTATGGCGAGGATCCCAGCGAAGGCTTTGTGCGCGGCCGGCGCTTCCTGCATCCAAAACTCGGCTTCACCTTCCAGGCACCCGATACCTTCACGCTCGACAACACCGCGCAGGCCGTGATCGGCGTGCGCGAGGGCGGCACGCAGGCGATGCGTTTCGACGTGGTGCGCGTGCCGGCCGAACAGTCGCTCGCCGATTATCTCAATTCCGGCTGGATGGAAGGCGTCGACAAGGGCTCGACCGAAGACCTTATGATCAACGGCTTCCCGGTGGCTGCGGCCTCCGCGAACGGCGACCAGTGGCAGTTCAAGGTCTTTGCGCTGCGCTATGGCAGCGACGTCTACCGTTTCATCTTCGCCGCCAAGCAGCGCAACACCGAGAGCGAGCGCAACGCGCGCGAGACCGTGAATTCATTCCGCCGCCTGACGCTGGAAGAAATCCAGGCCGCGCGTCCCTTGCGCATCAAGGTCATCACCGCGCAGCCCGGCGACACCGTGGAATCCCTCGCCCACCGCATGACCGGCGTCGACCGCCCCGCCGAGCGCTTCCGCATCCTCAACGGCCTCGACCAGCACGCGCAGGTCAAGCCAAGGGACCGCGTGAAGATCGTGGTGGATTGA
- a CDS encoding CarD family transcriptional regulator, giving the protein MPEKTAKTAAKATGSKTSASKVAAKAPVNKAPVNKAPVKAAPPKAAVVAPKAPVKPVAAAPRVEEPKKVVTQRQGFKANEFVVYPAHGVGQILAIEEQEIAGAKLELFVINFMKDKMTLRVPTAKVANVGMRKLSEPALVKKALETLKGRARVKRTMWSRRAQEYEAKINSGDIVAIAEVVRDLYRSESQPEQSYSERQLYEAALDRLSREIAVVQHSTETEAVKEIESQLAKSPRRGAKAEATEADGEADEADVEADGDDAAVADEAA; this is encoded by the coding sequence ATGCCAGAAAAGACTGCCAAGACCGCCGCGAAAGCGACGGGTTCGAAGACCTCTGCGTCGAAAGTTGCTGCCAAGGCTCCTGTGAACAAGGCTCCTGTGAACAAGGCTCCCGTGAAGGCTGCGCCCCCGAAAGCCGCCGTTGTTGCGCCGAAGGCTCCCGTGAAGCCGGTCGCTGCCGCGCCGCGCGTCGAGGAGCCGAAGAAGGTCGTGACCCAGCGTCAGGGCTTCAAGGCCAATGAATTCGTGGTCTATCCCGCCCACGGCGTCGGCCAGATTCTGGCCATCGAGGAGCAGGAGATCGCGGGCGCCAAGCTCGAGCTGTTCGTGATCAATTTCATGAAGGACAAGATGACGCTCCGCGTGCCGACCGCCAAGGTCGCCAATGTCGGCATGCGCAAGCTGTCCGAGCCGGCGCTGGTCAAGAAGGCGCTGGAGACGCTGAAGGGCCGCGCGCGCGTCAAGCGGACCATGTGGTCGCGCCGGGCGCAGGAATACGAAGCCAAGATCAATTCGGGCGACATCGTCGCGATCGCCGAGGTGGTCCGCGACTTGTACCGTTCGGAATCGCAGCCCGAGCAGTCCTACAGCGAACGCCAGCTTTATGAAGCCGCGCTCGATCGCCTGTCGCGCGAAATCGCCGTCGTCCAGCACTCGACGGAGACCGAAGCGGTCAAGGAAATCGAGAGCCAGCTCGCCAAGAGCCCGCGCCGCGGCGCCAAGGCTGAGGCGACCGAGGCTGACGGCGAAGCCGACGAGGCCGATGTCGAAGCCGATGGTGACGACGCCGCCGTGGCGGACGAAGCCGCCTGA